Proteins encoded together in one uncultured Flavobacterium sp. window:
- a CDS encoding peptidoglycan DD-metalloendopeptidase family protein, translating to MAKVKYYYDSENLAYTKIKTRKRAKIGYALLFLLAAALFGFLVFVLLINTSYFETPKDRLQAREIENLKLQYAILNKKMDEIDDVTEALENRDNNIYRVYFNKTEIPDSIRKAGFRDPNRYKKLEGYNNSQLVLNTTKRIDRLSKELAIQSKSLDEILKLASVKGNLLLAIPAIQPVSNENLKRMASGFGYRTDPFTKVRKMHNGMDFTANTGSPVYATGDGVVERADAAASGFGNHVVIRHGFGYESLYAHLSKYNCRAGQHVKRGDVIGYVGSTGRSEGPHCHYEVHKDGKVVNPLNFYYGNMSAVEYVAISQMANQENQSLD from the coding sequence ATGGCGAAAGTAAAATATTATTACGACTCAGAAAATCTGGCTTATACGAAAATAAAAACCAGAAAAAGGGCTAAAATTGGTTATGCATTGTTGTTTTTGTTGGCCGCAGCGCTATTTGGTTTTTTAGTTTTTGTACTTTTAATCAACACTTCTTATTTCGAAACACCAAAAGATCGTTTACAAGCACGTGAAATCGAAAATTTGAAATTGCAATATGCTATTCTAAACAAAAAAATGGACGAAATTGATGATGTGACCGAAGCATTAGAAAATAGAGACAACAATATATACAGGGTTTATTTTAATAAAACTGAAATTCCGGATTCTATTCGAAAAGCAGGTTTTAGAGATCCTAATCGGTACAAAAAATTAGAAGGTTATAATAATTCTCAGCTGGTATTAAATACAACAAAACGAATTGACAGATTGTCTAAAGAACTAGCAATTCAATCGAAATCATTAGACGAAATTTTAAAGCTGGCAAGCGTAAAAGGTAATTTATTATTGGCGATTCCGGCGATTCAGCCTGTTAGTAATGAGAATTTGAAACGAATGGCTTCGGGTTTTGGATATAGAACTGACCCTTTCACGAAAGTGCGAAAAATGCATAACGGAATGGATTTTACGGCAAACACGGGCTCTCCTGTTTATGCCACCGGCGACGGTGTTGTAGAAAGAGCAGATGCTGCGGCGTCAGGATTTGGGAATCATGTTGTGATCAGGCATGGTTTTGGCTACGAAAGTTTGTACGCTCATTTGAGCAAATACAACTGTAGAGCCGGACAACATGTCAAACGCGGTGATGTTATTGGGTATGTGGGAAGTACCGGCAGATCTGAAGGTCCGCATTGTCATTATGAAGTTCACAAAGACGGAAAAGTTGTAAACCCCCTGAATTTTTATTACGGAAATATGTCAGCTGTAGAATATGTCGCAATTTCACAAATGGCAAATCAGGAAAATCAATCATTAGATTAA
- a CDS encoding Rrf2 family transcriptional regulator — protein MLSHKAKYALKALLYLAEQDENHISKTIEIADGANIPKKFLEQILLDLKRGRFVSSKQGKFGGYYLIKSKNDITLAEIHRLFDGAIALLPCASLNFYEPCSDCKTEEECSLRHGLMIIRDETLKAMQGITIASLIKK, from the coding sequence ATGTTATCACATAAAGCAAAATACGCCCTTAAGGCCTTACTTTATTTAGCAGAACAAGACGAAAATCACATTTCTAAAACAATAGAAATTGCTGATGGAGCCAATATTCCTAAAAAGTTTTTAGAGCAAATTTTATTAGATCTAAAACGCGGACGTTTTGTGAGTAGTAAGCAAGGAAAATTTGGCGGATATTATCTGATAAAATCTAAAAACGACATCACTCTGGCAGAAATTCACCGTTTATTTGATGGTGCAATTGCACTTTTGCCTTGTGCTTCCCTAAATTTTTACGAGCCTTGTTCTGACTGCAAAACCGAGGAAGAATGTAGCTTAAGACACGGTTTAATGATTATTCGTGATGAAACTCTTAAAGCAATGCAAGGCATTACTATAGCCTCATTGATAAAAAAATAA
- the alaS gene encoding alanine--tRNA ligase — protein sequence MKSQDVRKQFLDFFKSNGHLIVPSAPIVLKDDPTLMFNNSGMAQFKEYFLGNGTPKSKRIADTQKCLRVSGKHNDLEDVGFDTYHHTMFEMLGNWSFGDYFKKEAINWAWQLLTEVYKIPKENLYVSVFEGSKEDNVPFDQEAWDIWKTLIDEDRIILGNKKDNFWEMGDQGPCGPCSEIHVDLRSEAEKALVTGKSLVNNDHPQVVEIWNNVFMEFNRKADGSLEKLPAQHVDTGMGFERLCMALQGKTSNYDTDVFTPLIEKVEQITGLKYTSDEVKNISEEQNKTNIAIRVVVDHVRAVAFAIADGQLPSNTGAGYVIRRILRRAIRYGFTFLGTKEPFINKLVEVLANQMGEFFPEIKSQQQLVTNVIREEEASFLRTLDQGLQLLDNVIAQTNGSEVSGAKAFELYDTFGFPKDLTALILKEKGMSFNEAEFDASMQEQKNRSRAASEVSTEDWSVLIPGNVETFVGYDQVENDVKITRIRKVDSKKDGVLYQIVLDNTPFYPEGGGQVGDKGTLVSANETIEIIDTKKENNLILHFAKQLPENIEAGFVAKVNADLRGSTSKNHSATHLMHLALRNLLGTHVEQKGSLVNPNYLRFDFSHFSKVSDEELRQVEASVNAQIEAQLQLVEHRNIPIKEALDKGAMALFGEKYGDNVRMIEFGESKELCGGIHVKNTAEIWHFKIISEGAVAAGIRRIEAITGDAVKDFYQNQENTLSEIKETLKNPQDILKSVASLQDDNAKLKKQIEQLLKEKVGALKSELEKDFEEVNGINFLAKQVDLSMASTKDLASALGSSKTDSFVFLASVEDGLPNIHCYISKELVASKSLNANAVIKELGKYIEGNGGGQPFFASGKGKNANGIAKALAHASEFIK from the coding sequence ATGAAATCACAAGACGTACGTAAACAATTTTTAGACTTTTTTAAAAGCAACGGACACTTAATCGTTCCGTCGGCTCCTATTGTGCTTAAAGATGATCCAACCTTAATGTTCAACAACTCGGGAATGGCCCAGTTTAAAGAATATTTTTTAGGAAACGGAACACCAAAAAGCAAAAGAATAGCCGATACGCAAAAATGTCTTCGTGTTTCCGGTAAACATAATGATCTTGAAGATGTAGGTTTTGATACTTATCATCATACTATGTTCGAAATGTTAGGTAACTGGTCTTTTGGTGATTATTTCAAAAAAGAAGCGATCAATTGGGCATGGCAGCTTTTGACAGAAGTTTATAAAATTCCAAAGGAAAATCTTTATGTTTCTGTTTTTGAAGGAAGCAAAGAAGATAATGTGCCTTTTGATCAGGAAGCTTGGGATATCTGGAAAACATTAATTGATGAAGACCGAATTATCCTTGGAAATAAAAAAGATAATTTCTGGGAAATGGGAGATCAGGGACCATGCGGACCTTGTTCTGAAATTCACGTTGATTTACGTTCGGAAGCTGAAAAAGCTTTGGTTACAGGAAAAAGTTTAGTAAATAATGACCATCCTCAAGTAGTTGAAATCTGGAATAATGTATTCATGGAATTCAATCGTAAAGCTGATGGATCTCTGGAAAAACTTCCTGCACAACACGTAGATACCGGAATGGGATTTGAGCGTTTGTGTATGGCTTTGCAAGGAAAAACATCAAATTATGATACTGATGTTTTTACACCGCTTATCGAGAAAGTAGAACAAATTACAGGTTTAAAATATACATCTGATGAAGTAAAAAACATCAGTGAGGAACAAAATAAAACTAATATTGCGATTCGTGTTGTTGTAGATCACGTTCGTGCAGTTGCTTTTGCAATTGCTGACGGACAGTTGCCATCAAACACCGGAGCTGGTTATGTAATACGCAGAATTTTGCGTCGTGCAATTCGTTACGGATTTACTTTCTTAGGCACCAAAGAGCCTTTTATCAATAAATTGGTAGAAGTTTTAGCAAATCAAATGGGAGAATTTTTCCCGGAAATTAAGTCGCAGCAACAATTGGTTACAAATGTTATTCGCGAAGAAGAAGCTTCTTTTTTAAGAACTCTTGACCAAGGATTACAATTATTAGACAATGTAATTGCACAAACTAATGGTTCAGAAGTTTCTGGTGCAAAAGCATTCGAATTGTATGATACTTTTGGATTCCCGAAAGATTTAACAGCTTTGATCTTGAAAGAAAAAGGAATGTCTTTTAATGAAGCAGAATTTGATGCATCAATGCAGGAACAAAAAAATCGTTCACGTGCGGCATCAGAAGTTTCAACAGAAGATTGGTCGGTTTTGATTCCAGGAAATGTAGAGACTTTTGTGGGTTATGATCAAGTAGAGAATGACGTAAAAATTACCAGAATCCGTAAAGTTGATAGTAAAAAAGACGGAGTTCTATACCAAATCGTTTTAGATAATACACCATTTTATCCAGAAGGAGGAGGACAAGTTGGAGATAAAGGAACATTAGTTTCTGCAAATGAAACTATTGAAATCATTGATACTAAGAAAGAAAACAATTTGATTTTGCATTTTGCAAAACAATTGCCGGAAAATATCGAAGCTGGTTTTGTAGCAAAAGTAAATGCCGATTTAAGAGGTTCAACTTCTAAAAATCACTCTGCTACGCATTTAATGCATTTGGCTTTGAGAAACCTTCTTGGGACTCACGTAGAGCAAAAAGGTTCATTGGTAAATCCGAACTATTTGCGTTTTGACTTTTCGCATTTTTCTAAAGTTTCAGATGAAGAATTACGTCAGGTTGAAGCAAGTGTAAATGCACAAATTGAAGCACAATTGCAATTGGTAGAACACAGAAATATTCCGATTAAAGAAGCATTAGATAAAGGTGCAATGGCTTTATTTGGAGAGAAATATGGAGATAATGTTCGTATGATTGAATTTGGTGAAAGTAAAGAACTTTGCGGTGGAATTCACGTGAAAAACACGGCAGAAATCTGGCATTTTAAAATCATTTCTGAAGGTGCAGTAGCAGCTGGAATTCGTCGTATTGAAGCGATTACAGGTGATGCAGTAAAAGACTTCTATCAAAATCAAGAAAATACTTTATCTGAAATAAAAGAAACATTAAAAAATCCACAGGATATTTTAAAATCAGTAGCTTCTTTGCAGGATGATAATGCTAAATTGAAAAAACAAATCGAGCAATTATTAAAAGAAAAAGTAGGCGCTTTAAAATCAGAATTGGAGAAAGATTTTGAAGAAGTAAACGGAATTAATTTCCTTGCAAAACAGGTAGATTTAAGCATGGCTTCGACTAAAGATTTAGCTTCTGCTTTAGGAAGTTCAAAAACTGATTCTTTTGTATTTCTAGCTTCAGTAGAAGATGGTTTGCCGAATATTCATTGTTATATCTCTAAAGAGTTGGTGGCAAGCAAAAGCTTAAATGCAAATGCAGTTATCAAAGAATTAGGTAAATATATTGAAGGAAATGGAGGAGGGCAGCCTTTCTTCGCTTCTGGAAAAGGAAAAAATGCAAACGGAATTGCAAAAGCTTTGGCTCACGCAAGCGAGTTTATCAAATAA
- a CDS encoding ABC transporter ATP-binding protein: protein MKLLYSYIIKHKMLLFFALIMASINICFSLSDSVITGKLMQDCGVGLHKYAGNEIGFIKSLSFWLGLSLGAAMISRITKNFQDYFTNVVIQRTGAQMYTDGIKKSLDLPFAEFEDQRSGETLSKLTKVRSDSEKLITLSISLVFQTIIGFIFVIVYVARIDYRISIIFLITAPIIALISSYLGKKIKIVSRKIVNQTNALAGSTTESLRNIELVKSLGLTYQEEKRLNLNTFKILHLELEKIRFIRSLSFIQGTTVHFLRTCVVFTLYYFLFGNKIIVGDLLTMVFFTFFIFGPLQELGNFIIAVNETKVSMENFKTLLSAPKEFRPKNPKHVGAIQSLLFSNVSFQHKTAKFKAVEDINFEIKQGQTVAFVGPSGSGKTTLVKLLVGLYTPAKGKVLYNDIDSTEIDLLDLRKQLGFVTQDAQLFSGTIRENLLFVKPNATDEDLYDALKRASCEKLLQRAEDGLNTTIGEGGIKVSGGEKQRLSIARAILRNPNLLIFDEATSALDSITEEEINTTIRNISDKNRITVLIAHRLSTVMHADKIFVLEQGKIIEQGKHEDLIVEKGLYYAMWRQQIGERKQDFLIS, encoded by the coding sequence ATGAAATTACTATATTCTTATATAATCAAACATAAAATGCTTCTATTTTTTGCTTTGATTATGGCCTCTATCAACATTTGTTTCAGTTTATCAGACTCTGTAATTACGGGTAAATTAATGCAGGATTGCGGTGTTGGTCTGCATAAATATGCCGGAAACGAAATCGGGTTTATAAAATCTTTATCCTTCTGGTTGGGTCTTTCGCTTGGTGCTGCAATGATTTCCAGGATTACCAAAAACTTTCAGGATTACTTTACCAATGTCGTGATTCAGCGAACTGGTGCACAAATGTATACTGACGGAATTAAAAAATCTCTTGATCTACCTTTTGCAGAATTTGAAGATCAACGAAGCGGCGAAACTTTGAGCAAATTGACCAAAGTGCGTTCTGACTCCGAAAAACTGATTACGCTTTCGATTTCTTTAGTTTTTCAAACTATTATCGGATTCATTTTCGTAATTGTTTATGTTGCCCGTATTGATTATCGCATTTCGATTATCTTTTTGATTACAGCTCCAATTATTGCTTTGATTAGTTCCTATTTAGGAAAAAAGATCAAAATTGTTTCTCGAAAAATTGTCAATCAAACCAACGCTTTGGCAGGTTCTACAACTGAAAGTTTAAGAAACATTGAGCTTGTAAAAAGTCTTGGATTAACGTATCAGGAAGAAAAACGTCTGAACTTAAATACGTTTAAAATCCTACATCTTGAACTGGAGAAAATTCGCTTTATCAGAAGTTTGAGTTTTATTCAGGGAACAACGGTTCACTTTTTAAGAACCTGTGTGGTTTTTACTTTGTATTATTTCTTATTTGGAAATAAAATTATCGTGGGTGATTTATTAACGATGGTGTTTTTTACTTTTTTCATTTTTGGACCTTTACAAGAATTAGGTAATTTTATCATTGCGGTCAATGAAACTAAAGTTTCAATGGAAAACTTTAAAACCTTATTAAGCGCTCCAAAAGAATTTCGCCCAAAAAATCCTAAACATGTCGGAGCAATTCAATCTTTATTGTTTTCGAATGTAAGTTTCCAACATAAAACGGCAAAATTTAAAGCGGTTGAAGATATTAATTTTGAGATCAAACAAGGTCAAACCGTTGCCTTTGTTGGGCCGTCTGGTTCCGGAAAAACAACTTTAGTAAAATTATTAGTTGGTTTATACACGCCTGCCAAAGGAAAAGTTCTTTATAATGATATTGATTCTACCGAAATTGATTTACTGGATTTAAGAAAACAATTAGGTTTTGTGACTCAGGATGCGCAATTATTCTCGGGAACTATTCGCGAAAATTTATTGTTCGTAAAACCTAACGCTACCGATGAAGATTTATACGATGCTCTAAAAAGAGCAAGTTGCGAAAAATTACTGCAACGTGCCGAAGATGGTTTAAACACAACAATTGGTGAGGGCGGAATTAAAGTCTCAGGCGGAGAAAAACAACGATTGTCAATCGCACGTGCTATTTTAAGAAATCCGAATTTATTGATTTTTGATGAAGCAACTTCTGCTTTAGATTCTATTACAGAAGAAGAAATTAACACTACAATTAGAAATATATCTGACAAAAACAGAATCACGGTTTTAATCGCTCATAGATTATCTACCGTAATGCACGCCGATAAAATATTTGTATTAGAACAAGGAAAAATTATCGAGCAAGGAAAACACGAAGATTTAATTGTCGAAAAGGGTTTGTATTATGCTATGTGGCGTCAGCAAATTGGGGAGCGTAAACAAGATTTTCTTATTAGCTAA
- a CDS encoding GSCFA domain-containing protein produces MQFRTQIPISKTNNPIDYNSKVVSFGSCFAENMAEKFDYFKFQNTTNPFGIIFNPVSIEKIINRVVQQKLYTEKDVFFYNERWHSYEVHSDLSNSDREELLETLNKAISETAKQLKEATHIIITYGTSWIYRNIESNEIVANCHKVLQKQFLKELLSVDIIEKSIQNTIEFIKVLNPDINFIFTVSPVRHIKDGFAENQLSKSHLFAGLHQVLKNHNSQLITHNYFPSYEIMMDELRDYRFYNEDMLHPNQVAIDYIWNRFSENYIAESSISTMEEIAEIQKSLRHRSFNPESEQHQKFLKKLHQKISVIEEKWQHIKF; encoded by the coding sequence ATGCAATTCAGAACACAAATACCAATTTCTAAAACCAATAATCCAATCGATTATAATTCGAAAGTAGTGTCTTTTGGTTCTTGTTTTGCAGAAAATATGGCAGAGAAATTTGACTATTTTAAGTTTCAAAATACCACAAATCCGTTTGGAATTATATTCAATCCAGTTTCGATCGAGAAAATAATTAACAGAGTTGTTCAGCAGAAATTATATACAGAAAAAGATGTTTTCTTTTATAATGAGCGTTGGCATAGTTATGAAGTACATTCAGATTTAAGTAATTCAGATAGAGAAGAATTACTGGAAACTTTAAATAAAGCAATTTCAGAAACCGCTAAACAATTAAAAGAAGCCACACACATTATTATCACCTATGGAACTTCGTGGATTTATAGAAATATCGAAAGTAATGAGATTGTAGCCAATTGTCATAAAGTTCTGCAAAAGCAATTTTTAAAAGAATTATTATCAGTTGATATAATTGAGAAAAGCATTCAAAACACAATCGAATTTATTAAGGTTTTAAATCCGGATATAAACTTCATTTTTACTGTTTCGCCAGTGCGCCATATCAAAGATGGTTTTGCAGAAAATCAATTAAGTAAATCACATTTGTTTGCCGGGCTTCATCAAGTTTTAAAAAATCATAATTCACAACTCATAACTCATAACTATTTCCCGTCTTACGAAATCATGATGGACGAACTTCGTGATTATCGTTTTTATAATGAAGATATGCTGCATCCTAATCAAGTAGCAATCGATTATATCTGGAATAGATTTAGTGAAAATTATATTGCTGAAAGCAGTATTTCTACAATGGAAGAAATTGCAGAAATTCAAAAAAGCCTGCGTCATCGAAGCTTCAATCCCGAATCAGAACAACATCAGAAATTCTTGAAAAAACTTCATCAGAAGATAAGTGTTATTGAAGAAAAATGGCAGCACATTAAATTTTAA
- a CDS encoding LemA family protein: MKRFLPWIIGAVVIFAIYSWVKGINNTAVTLSQTVEQSWGDVQTAYQRRNDLIGNLVNTVKGAADFEKSTLTAVIEARAKATSVTVDPSNITPEQLAEFNKAQSGVSSSLSRLLVSVEQYPTLKANENFLKLQDELASTENQILTARTRFNEAVKPYNSHIKTFPNSLFAGMFGFKEKAYFNAVEGADKPVEVKF; encoded by the coding sequence ATGAAAAGATTTTTGCCTTGGATTATTGGAGCTGTTGTTATTTTTGCAATTTATAGCTGGGTTAAAGGAATTAACAATACTGCTGTAACATTAAGTCAAACTGTAGAGCAATCTTGGGGAGATGTACAAACGGCTTATCAAAGACGTAATGACCTTATTGGAAACTTGGTAAACACCGTAAAAGGTGCCGCTGATTTCGAAAAATCAACTTTGACGGCTGTTATCGAAGCTCGTGCAAAAGCAACTAGTGTAACTGTAGATCCATCTAATATTACGCCTGAACAACTTGCTGAATTCAACAAAGCTCAAAGTGGTGTATCTTCATCTTTATCAAGATTATTAGTTTCTGTTGAACAATATCCAACATTAAAAGCAAATGAGAATTTCTTGAAATTACAAGACGAATTGGCTAGTACAGAAAATCAAATTTTAACAGCAAGAACTCGTTTCAACGAAGCTGTAAAACCTTATAACAGCCACATTAAAACATTCCCAAATAGTTTGTTTGCCGGTATGTTTGGTTTCAAAGAAAAAGCATATTTTAATGCTGTTGAAGGAGCTGACAAACCAGTGGAAGTAAAATTCTAA
- a CDS encoding TPM domain-containing protein: MKISQTKISNSKRIFQFTFLLVAFFTCNCIFAQFTIPEKPTLQTSVYDYANILSASEKAQLEEKLIRYSDSTTTQIVVITIESLKGEDVSQLATKWGQTWGIGGTAKDDNGVVILLAKAEKKIAINPGYGVEDRLTAGIGGTIIRNIIIPEFKAGSFYNGLDKGTDAIIDVFKGKFKGERKQQPKGKSFPILPFIVIVVIVLVLLSRNKGGGGNSGNNGGGGPSLLDVIILSSLGRSGGGGFGGFGGGSSGGGFGGGGGFGGGFGGGGFSGGGSSGGW; encoded by the coding sequence ATGAAAATTTCCCAAACTAAAATCTCAAATTCCAAAAGAATTTTTCAGTTTACCTTTTTGCTAGTAGCATTTTTTACTTGTAATTGTATTTTTGCACAATTTACAATTCCGGAGAAACCAACTCTTCAAACTTCGGTATATGATTATGCAAACATTTTAAGCGCAAGCGAAAAAGCACAACTTGAAGAAAAACTAATTCGTTACTCTGATTCTACTACAACTCAAATTGTAGTTATTACAATCGAAAGTTTAAAAGGTGAAGATGTTAGTCAGCTTGCCACAAAATGGGGACAAACCTGGGGAATTGGAGGAACTGCAAAAGACGATAATGGTGTTGTTATTTTATTGGCTAAAGCCGAAAAGAAAATTGCCATTAATCCAGGATATGGAGTTGAAGATCGTTTAACTGCAGGAATTGGCGGAACAATTATTCGAAATATTATTATCCCGGAATTTAAAGCAGGAAGTTTTTACAATGGTCTTGATAAAGGAACAGATGCTATAATTGATGTCTTTAAAGGAAAATTTAAAGGCGAACGCAAGCAACAACCAAAAGGAAAAAGTTTCCCAATACTTCCGTTTATTGTTATTGTCGTAATTGTATTAGTTTTGCTGTCTCGAAATAAGGGAGGCGGAGGAAATTCAGGCAATAATGGCGGAGGAGGCCCTAGCCTGCTCGATGTTATTATTCTAAGTAGTCTTGGAAGAAGTGGCGGCGGCGGATTTGGAGGTTTCGGCGGCGGATCATCCGGTGGAGGTTTTGGCGGTGGCGGTGGCTTCGGTGGAGGTTTTGGCGGCGGCGGATTCTCTGGTGGAGGTTCAAGCGGAGGCTGGTAG
- a CDS encoding GxxExxY protein produces MTENEISAIVVDICYKMHVKLGPGLLESVYEAILYYELTKKGLFVERQKTLPVVWDEIKLDIGFRTDLIIENKLILEIKSIEKITEVHAKQIMTYLKITKIKLGLLINFNVPLIKFGITRIVNNL; encoded by the coding sequence ATGACTGAAAATGAAATTTCAGCTATCGTAGTCGATATCTGTTACAAAATGCATGTGAAACTTGGACCTGGTTTGTTAGAATCTGTTTATGAAGCAATTTTATATTATGAACTAACTAAAAAAGGATTATTTGTCGAAAGACAGAAAACACTTCCTGTTGTTTGGGATGAAATTAAACTTGATATTGGTTTTCGAACTGATTTGATAATTGAAAATAAGTTAATTTTAGAAATTAAATCAATTGAAAAAATAACAGAAGTTCATGCAAAACAAATTATGACATATTTGAAAATTACAAAAATAAAATTAGGCTTGCTGATAAATTTTAATGTGCCACTTATTAAGTTTGGTATTACAAGGATAGTTAATAATCTTTAG
- a CDS encoding MerR family transcriptional regulator — protein sequence MHIELSKDKRYYSIGEVAKAFNVNASLIRFWDSEFDILKPKKNAKGNRMFTPDDITNLQLIYHLVKERGFTLEGAKTHLKEGQKKTLDKFEIIRKLETIKTQLTEIKNEL from the coding sequence ATGCATATCGAGCTTTCAAAAGATAAAAGATATTATAGCATTGGCGAAGTTGCCAAAGCCTTTAATGTCAATGCATCATTGATTCGTTTTTGGGATAGCGAATTCGACATTTTGAAACCTAAAAAGAATGCCAAAGGCAACCGAATGTTTACTCCTGATGATATTACAAACCTGCAATTGATTTATCATTTGGTCAAAGAAAGAGGTTTTACTCTTGAAGGCGCCAAAACACATTTGAAAGAAGGACAAAAGAAAACATTAGATAAATTCGAAATAATACGTAAATTAGAGACCATAAAAACACAATTAACTGAAATTAAGAACGAATTATAG
- a CDS encoding TPM domain-containing protein: MSKVEDFLSKEDEQNIVEAIRVAEKNTSGEIRVHIEQTTSKVPFDRALEVFYELKMNETQLQNGVLFYFAVADKTFAICGDKGINDVVASDFWDSTKDAMVAQFKSGNFKQGIVDGILNAGEQLKKYFPWSEGDTNELSNEISKG; this comes from the coding sequence ATGTCAAAAGTAGAAGATTTTTTATCCAAAGAAGACGAACAAAACATTGTTGAAGCAATTCGCGTGGCCGAAAAAAATACTTCTGGCGAAATTAGAGTACATATAGAACAAACAACTTCTAAAGTTCCTTTTGACAGGGCTTTAGAAGTTTTTTATGAATTAAAAATGAATGAAACCCAACTTCAAAATGGGGTTTTATTTTACTTTGCTGTAGCAGATAAAACTTTTGCTATTTGTGGGGACAAAGGCATAAATGATGTTGTAGCATCAGATTTTTGGGATAGTACCAAAGATGCAATGGTGGCACAATTTAAATCAGGAAACTTTAAGCAAGGAATTGTTGATGGTATTTTGAACGCTGGCGAACAATTAAAAAAATACTTTCCGTGGTCTGAAGGTGACACTAACGAATTATCAAACGAAATATCAAAAGGATAA